The following proteins are co-located in the Maridesulfovibrio sp. genome:
- a CDS encoding methyl-accepting chemotaxis protein, whose product MSLLDKFKIKTKFLGNILIVLSLCASALGMYQFALTETGNGYTDVLSEEVFISQQVQKAEIAMLEARRSEKDFMLRNDMKYPPRVEKSVSEIVAAMDNVAMVGHNTGVNEIGNLAATIKDDALQYLKIFKEVVQSYVRKGLTPEEGLQGEFRAAAHMIMNRVPEFAVDDLYLQWLQMRRYEKDFMRTGSAKYHTQFLAAVNAYKNGLDKSPCAEDAKKLQLKELGIYTQAMERIMQGVPAELKSSLYLQARTSAGNMEKALQSVFVPQVQSLILSVRRNEKDYLLRGSEKYVKKTLADLEKLKAAFVDSSIPEKVRAGIEQGIGVYRASFMALVDENNRIAEQNNDMRGAVHAIEPELIKIRTMAEERMGQRTVALEVEAGIFSKTAMGLGGVALFIGIVISLLVTNSIARPLRTAESTVMRMANGDLNQNVQSASRDETGVMLNAMGNMIYRLRDVVTGVNSAVSNIAAGSEELAATAESMSQGSSEQASSVEELSASINSVTMSIEKNVHNSQETSKIAAKAAAKADESGQVVSGAVGAMKDIAEKITIIEDIARQTNLLALNAAIEAARAGEHGKGFAVVAAEVRKLAERSGIAAGEISELSTSTLRVADKAVQMLNELVPEIGKTSDLVEEINATCAEQDESIKQIGAAVAQVEVATQTSASAAEEVSATSQELAGQAETLRRMMGYFKCDSAGHCEVADLDEPKALASADVYDGMDRF is encoded by the coding sequence ATGAGCTTACTGGATAAATTTAAAATCAAGACCAAGTTTTTAGGTAATATTTTAATTGTCCTCAGTTTGTGTGCTTCTGCATTGGGAATGTATCAGTTCGCACTGACTGAAACCGGGAATGGATATACTGATGTTCTCAGTGAAGAGGTTTTTATTTCTCAGCAGGTCCAGAAAGCAGAAATAGCTATGCTTGAAGCCCGCAGGTCTGAAAAGGATTTTATGCTGCGCAATGATATGAAATATCCTCCGCGGGTTGAAAAGAGTGTGTCAGAGATAGTTGCTGCCATGGATAATGTTGCCATGGTCGGACATAATACGGGAGTAAATGAGATAGGAAACCTTGCGGCGACAATTAAAGATGATGCATTGCAATATTTGAAGATATTCAAGGAAGTCGTTCAAAGTTATGTGCGAAAAGGGCTGACTCCTGAAGAAGGCCTGCAGGGTGAATTCCGGGCTGCTGCTCATATGATAATGAACCGCGTGCCGGAATTTGCAGTAGATGATTTATATTTGCAGTGGTTGCAGATGCGCCGGTATGAAAAAGATTTTATGAGAACCGGGAGTGCAAAATACCATACGCAGTTTCTTGCAGCAGTGAATGCCTATAAAAATGGGTTGGATAAAAGTCCATGTGCTGAGGATGCTAAAAAGCTGCAGCTCAAGGAACTTGGAATATACACTCAAGCCATGGAAAGGATTATGCAGGGGGTGCCTGCTGAACTTAAGTCTTCACTATACCTGCAGGCGCGTACCTCTGCCGGGAATATGGAAAAGGCTTTGCAGTCTGTCTTTGTACCGCAGGTTCAATCTTTAATTCTTTCGGTGCGCAGGAACGAGAAGGATTATTTGCTCCGTGGAAGCGAAAAGTATGTAAAGAAAACTCTTGCTGACCTTGAAAAATTGAAGGCTGCTTTTGTTGATTCGTCTATACCGGAGAAAGTAAGGGCCGGGATTGAACAAGGAATTGGGGTATATCGTGCTTCTTTTATGGCTCTTGTAGATGAAAATAACCGTATAGCTGAACAGAATAATGATATGCGTGGTGCAGTTCATGCTATTGAACCTGAGTTGATAAAAATCAGGACCATGGCGGAAGAGCGCATGGGGCAACGGACAGTTGCGCTTGAAGTCGAGGCCGGGATCTTTTCAAAGACGGCAATGGGCCTCGGTGGTGTTGCTCTATTTATAGGCATTGTGATTTCCTTGCTGGTTACTAATTCTATTGCCCGCCCGTTACGTACGGCAGAGAGCACAGTCATGAGGATGGCCAATGGTGATCTTAATCAGAATGTGCAGTCTGCCAGCCGCGATGAAACCGGAGTAATGCTAAATGCCATGGGGAATATGATCTACAGGCTTCGTGATGTTGTTACCGGAGTTAATTCTGCTGTATCGAATATTGCGGCGGGCAGTGAGGAACTGGCTGCAACAGCTGAATCCATGTCTCAGGGGTCATCCGAGCAGGCTTCAAGTGTGGAAGAGCTTTCCGCCTCAATCAACTCTGTTACTATGTCCATTGAAAAGAACGTCCATAATTCTCAAGAAACGTCTAAAATTGCAGCTAAAGCTGCGGCTAAAGCAGATGAAAGCGGGCAGGTCGTATCCGGAGCTGTCGGAGCGATGAAAGATATTGCCGAGAAGATTACCATCATTGAGGATATCGCACGCCAGACAAATTTACTGGCACTTAATGCCGCAATCGAGGCTGCAAGAGCCGGAGAGCACGGCAAGGGCTTCGCTGTTGTCGCCGCAGAGGTTCGCAAGCTTGCAGAGCGCAGTGGAATCGCAGCCGGTGAGATTAGCGAGCTTTCCACCAGTACGCTCAGGGTTGCAGATAAGGCTGTACAGATGCTTAATGAATTGGTCCCGGAAATCGGCAAGACCTCCGATTTGGTAGAAGAAATTAATGCCACCTGTGCGGAACAGGATGAGTCGATTAAGCAGATTGGTGCGGCCGTAGCGCAGGTAGAAGTGGCAACGCAGACCTCTGCTTCTGCGGCAGAGGAGGTTTCAGCAACATCGCAGGAACTGGCCGGTCAGGCAGAGACCCTGCGCAGGATGATGGGGTATTTTAAGTGTGATTCAGCGGGGCATTGCGAAGTAGCCGATTTGGATGAACCAAAGGCTCTTGCTTCTGCCGATGTCTACGATGGGATGGATAGGTTCTAA
- a CDS encoding orotate phosphoribosyltransferase codes for MVPTSFPDKETIAEITAKMLIEVEAVHFRADEPFKFTSGWASPVYIDCRKLISFPRVRNTLMDFGASIILRECGFESIDCVAGGETAGIPFAAWLSDRLMLPMQYVRKKPKGFGRDAQIEGDFAEGSKVLLVEDLTTDGRSKINFAQALRHAGAEVTHTFVLFHYGIFPKTKETLASAGLEMLSLATWWDILNVAKKEKYFDTKSLDEVEKFLNNPVDWSAAHGGISTYPE; via the coding sequence ATGGTTCCTACCAGCTTTCCTGACAAAGAAACCATCGCTGAAATCACAGCGAAAATGCTCATCGAAGTAGAAGCAGTTCACTTCCGTGCAGATGAGCCCTTCAAGTTCACCTCCGGCTGGGCCAGCCCGGTCTATATTGACTGCCGCAAGCTCATTTCCTTTCCCAGAGTCCGTAATACCCTGATGGATTTCGGAGCATCCATTATCCTGCGTGAATGCGGCTTCGAGTCCATCGACTGCGTTGCAGGTGGCGAAACTGCAGGTATCCCATTCGCCGCATGGCTCTCTGACCGCCTCATGCTGCCCATGCAGTACGTACGCAAAAAACCCAAAGGATTCGGCCGTGACGCTCAGATCGAAGGTGATTTTGCAGAAGGCTCCAAGGTCCTGCTGGTTGAAGACCTGACTACCGACGGTCGCAGCAAGATCAACTTCGCACAGGCTCTGCGCCATGCCGGAGCTGAAGTGACTCATACTTTCGTACTCTTCCACTACGGCATCTTCCCCAAGACCAAGGAAACCCTTGCTTCTGCCGGACTGGAAATGCTTTCTCTCGCAACTTGGTGGGATATCCTCAACGTTGCCAAGAAAGAAAAGTACTTCGACACCAAATCTCTGGATGAAGTGGAAAAATTCCTCAACAACCCCGTTGATTGGTCTGCCGCCCACGGTGGCATTTCCACCTACCCTGAGTAA
- the pyrC gene encoding dihydroorotase, which yields MNNEITIIRPDDWHLHLREGEMLAAVLPSSAKIYGRAIVMPNLMVPVTTAKQAEEYRKRIIDARPEGSNFEPLMTCYLTDSTSAEDIHTAYAVKAFHAVKLFPAGATTNSDNGVTDIKKVYPVLNAMQEIGLPLSVHGEVTDSEVDVFDREAVFIERVLEPVRKDFPELKIVFEHLTSKAGVDYVLKQDENMVATITPHHLLLTRNDLFKGGMNPYMYCLPVAKTFEDREAVRRAAVSGDERFFLGTDSAPHPARAKEKAGAAAGIFNAPTSIGYVTQVFDELNALDKLEGFTSIYGARFYGFSPNGSTVTLVKRENPVEMDWQIKVGGDIVKIFKPDTPLFWDLVD from the coding sequence ATGAACAACGAAATAACCATCATACGACCTGATGATTGGCATCTTCACCTGCGCGAAGGTGAAATGCTTGCGGCAGTGCTTCCTTCCAGTGCAAAAATTTACGGTCGGGCCATTGTCATGCCCAACCTCATGGTTCCGGTGACCACCGCAAAACAGGCTGAAGAGTACCGTAAAAGAATAATTGATGCCCGTCCTGAAGGTTCTAATTTTGAACCGCTCATGACCTGCTACCTTACGGATTCAACTTCTGCAGAAGACATTCATACAGCATACGCAGTCAAAGCATTTCATGCGGTTAAACTTTTCCCAGCCGGTGCGACCACGAACTCCGACAATGGAGTTACAGACATTAAAAAGGTCTATCCTGTTCTGAATGCCATGCAGGAAATAGGCTTGCCCCTTTCCGTACACGGCGAAGTCACCGACTCGGAAGTGGACGTTTTTGACCGTGAAGCAGTATTTATTGAACGGGTGCTTGAACCGGTACGTAAAGATTTCCCTGAACTCAAAATAGTATTCGAACACCTGACCAGTAAGGCCGGAGTTGACTACGTTCTTAAGCAGGATGAAAACATGGTCGCGACCATTACCCCGCACCATCTGCTGCTGACCCGCAATGACCTTTTCAAAGGCGGTATGAATCCCTACATGTACTGCCTGCCCGTAGCCAAAACCTTCGAAGACCGCGAGGCTGTGCGCAGGGCCGCCGTATCCGGTGATGAAAGATTTTTCCTCGGCACTGATTCTGCCCCCCATCCTGCCCGTGCCAAAGAAAAGGCCGGAGCAGCGGCGGGCATATTCAATGCCCCCACATCAATAGGATATGTAACTCAAGTGTTTGACGAGCTGAATGCTCTGGACAAACTCGAAGGGTTTACTTCCATATACGGTGCCAGATTTTACGGTTTTTCTCCCAATGGCAGCACTGTTACTTTAGTCAAACGAGAAAACCCCGTTGAAATGGACTGGCAGATTAAAGTCGGAGGAGATATCGTAAAGATATTCAAACCCGATACTCCCTTATTTTGGGATTTGGTTGATTGA
- a CDS encoding Zn-dependent hydrolase: MINAMTSNMGGTGNSNSPHPIPQHKASLDHLTAEAEKLFDDLEKLSRDVAGVSRPSYGEAETRAFELIEKFAHKEGLITYRDNAANLVVELEKIPEDKEYILIGSHLDSVPQGGNYDGAAGVIAGLLCLAEIKRSGKTLEVPVKVIALRGEESAWFGACYLGSKALLGKLEESEQELLQRDDSRPLKDHMIDCGADVERIAKGEVLIDTSKIKAFFELHIEQGPVMIARNLPVAAVTGIRGNIRHRRIKCIGEAGHSGAVPRWLRKDAVFATAELITRIDDHWTTILQHGGDLVATCGILCTDQQHHAMSRIPGEVTFSFEARSQYEHTLAAIEALLHSECATITYERRVKFEFDKPVKTPPAVIDQEIVDRINNACIAEGLPVEAIPSGAGHDASLFANAGVSTGMIFVRNRNGSHNPEEAMDMEDFIRGLSVLHRTITEFNL, from the coding sequence ATGATTAACGCAATGACCAGCAATATGGGCGGAACAGGCAACAGCAACAGTCCGCATCCGATTCCGCAACACAAGGCTTCCCTTGATCATCTCACAGCAGAAGCAGAAAAGCTTTTTGATGATCTGGAAAAACTGTCCCGAGATGTGGCAGGTGTGTCCCGCCCTTCATATGGAGAAGCTGAAACACGGGCCTTTGAGCTGATTGAAAAATTCGCTCACAAAGAAGGTTTAATCACCTACCGCGACAATGCCGCAAACCTTGTTGTTGAACTTGAAAAGATCCCGGAGGACAAAGAATATATCCTTATCGGATCACACCTTGATTCAGTACCTCAAGGCGGAAACTATGACGGTGCCGCCGGAGTAATTGCTGGCCTGCTCTGCCTTGCAGAGATTAAACGCAGCGGCAAGACTCTTGAAGTTCCGGTAAAGGTTATCGCTCTGCGCGGAGAAGAGAGCGCATGGTTCGGTGCCTGCTATCTAGGTTCCAAAGCATTGCTCGGTAAGCTGGAAGAATCTGAACAGGAACTCCTCCAGCGTGATGACAGCCGTCCCTTAAAAGATCATATGATCGATTGCGGAGCTGATGTAGAACGCATTGCCAAGGGAGAAGTGCTCATCGACACTTCAAAGATCAAAGCTTTCTTTGAGCTGCATATTGAGCAGGGTCCGGTCATGATCGCCCGCAACCTTCCCGTTGCCGCAGTAACCGGAATCCGGGGCAACATCCGCCATCGCAGGATCAAATGCATAGGTGAAGCCGGTCATTCCGGAGCTGTTCCCCGCTGGCTGCGCAAGGATGCGGTATTTGCCACCGCTGAACTTATCACACGTATTGATGATCACTGGACCACCATCCTTCAGCATGGTGGTGATCTGGTGGCGACCTGCGGTATACTCTGCACCGACCAGCAGCACCATGCCATGTCGCGTATTCCCGGCGAAGTAACTTTCAGCTTTGAAGCCCGCAGCCAGTATGAGCATACCCTAGCGGCCATTGAAGCCCTGCTCCACTCCGAATGTGCTACGATCACTTATGAGCGCAGGGTTAAATTCGAATTCGACAAGCCGGTTAAAACTCCGCCTGCTGTTATTGATCAGGAAATAGTGGATCGTATAAACAATGCTTGCATTGCGGAAGGCTTACCTGTAGAAGCTATTCCCAGTGGAGCTGGGCACGATGCCTCGCTCTTCGCCAACGCGGGTGTTTCCACAGGCATGATATTCGTGCGCAACCGCAACGGCTCTCACAACCCGGAAGAGGCAATGGACATGGAAGACTTTATCCGGGGCCTTTCAGTACTGCACCGCACAATCACGGAGTTCAACTTATGA
- a CDS encoding TRAP transporter large permease, with protein MTPVIILIALLMLVCGFEMLLVLGVPAFLTKTFLFPRIPDPVLIQKLVGGINFSTLLAIPFFIFAAELMASGQIAKRLTDLIKYYTGHRLGGIGHTTIFGSMAFGSVSGSAPATVAAMGKLMYPELRKTGFSEKFSLGLIVSSAETALLIPPSITLIIYGWMTGTSITGLFIGGLGVGLALGLAFAGLVIFESVRKSVGRGEKATVPFFSVFKSAAWALGLPIIILGGIYSGLFTPTEAAAVSVVYAILIEAFVYKNLSFARLISITERAAISTTIIFILLAMGSVLSYFVTLAQVPVLITNFLNDIQAGPITFLMIVNVAFFLAGMFIDPNSALLILVPPLYPVALSMGIDPIHFGEIVCLNICIGMITPPFGLDIFVASSTLEKPVMSIINGVWPFLFINILVLLLVTYVPGVATFLPSLVAP; from the coding sequence ATGACTCCTGTAATTATCCTCATCGCCCTTTTAATGCTCGTCTGCGGTTTTGAAATGCTGCTGGTACTCGGCGTACCCGCATTCCTGACCAAAACCTTTTTGTTCCCCCGTATTCCCGATCCGGTACTGATCCAGAAGCTGGTAGGCGGAATCAACTTTTCCACTCTTCTGGCAATTCCTTTCTTCATTTTTGCCGCAGAACTCATGGCTTCCGGACAAATTGCCAAGCGTCTCACAGATCTTATCAAATATTACACCGGACACCGTCTCGGCGGCATCGGACACACCACAATTTTCGGTTCCATGGCTTTCGGTTCCGTATCCGGATCAGCACCGGCAACCGTTGCCGCCATGGGCAAACTTATGTACCCGGAACTACGTAAGACCGGGTTCAGTGAAAAATTCAGCCTCGGCCTGATCGTCTCCAGCGCGGAAACAGCCTTGCTCATTCCGCCCAGCATTACCCTGATTATTTACGGCTGGATGACCGGAACCTCCATCACAGGATTGTTCATCGGCGGTCTCGGCGTAGGCTTGGCTCTCGGACTGGCTTTTGCTGGACTGGTGATATTTGAATCCGTGCGTAAAAGCGTTGGTCGTGGCGAAAAAGCAACGGTTCCTTTCTTTTCTGTTTTCAAATCAGCTGCTTGGGCACTGGGCCTGCCGATCATTATTCTCGGTGGTATCTACTCCGGACTGTTCACTCCGACTGAAGCCGCCGCGGTATCAGTTGTCTATGCTATTCTTATTGAAGCTTTCGTGTACAAGAACCTGTCCTTCGCCAGATTAATCAGCATCACTGAACGGGCAGCAATATCAACCACCATTATTTTCATCCTGCTGGCTATGGGCAGCGTACTTTCCTACTTTGTAACGCTGGCTCAGGTTCCGGTTCTGATCACCAATTTCCTTAATGACATTCAGGCCGGTCCGATCACTTTTCTGATGATCGTTAACGTAGCATTTTTCCTTGCCGGAATGTTCATCGATCCCAACTCAGCTTTGCTGATCCTTGTGCCTCCCCTTTATCCGGTTGCACTTTCCATGGGTATCGATCCTATCCATTTCGGTGAGATCGTCTGCCTGAACATCTGCATCGGCATGATCACCCCCCCCTTCGGGCTGGACATCTTCGTGGCTTCCTCCACTCTGGAAAAGCCTGTCATGTCCATCATCAACGGGGTATGGCCGTTCCTGTTCATTAATATTCTGGTCCTCCTTCTGGTAACCTACGTTCCCGGCGTGGCAACTTTCCTGCCCAGCCTTGTTGCTCCCTAA
- a CDS encoding TRAP transporter small permease: protein MRKLLGSLLNGIRLIERVLIISINLIMVGLYTFNVLVRETMPQYASTFAWIDEATRLLMVWAVFLALGLALERGRQVAVTTLFEKMPELPRKAVSILINLTGTVFSCYLVWLGIALVKFVMRTGQLSPTLGLPMYWLYIAPTVGFGLLALRYLLELLSINDRHTRPITTLTK from the coding sequence ATGCGTAAGTTGCTTGGTTCCCTGCTGAACGGGATACGTTTAATTGAAAGAGTGCTGATCATTTCCATCAACCTGATCATGGTCGGCTTGTATACTTTTAATGTTCTGGTCAGGGAGACAATGCCTCAATACGCCAGCACTTTCGCATGGATTGATGAAGCTACACGTTTGCTCATGGTCTGGGCTGTTTTTCTCGCTCTCGGCCTCGCCCTTGAACGCGGGCGTCAGGTAGCCGTAACCACACTTTTCGAAAAAATGCCCGAACTGCCGCGCAAGGCAGTCAGCATCCTGATCAACCTGACCGGAACCGTTTTCAGCTGCTATCTGGTCTGGCTGGGTATAGCCCTTGTTAAATTCGTAATGCGCACCGGACAGCTCAGCCCCACTTTGGGACTGCCCATGTACTGGCTCTATATTGCGCCTACTGTTGGATTCGGACTGCTGGCACTGCGCTACCTGCTCGAACTCTTGAGTATTAACGATCGCCACACCCGGCCCATCACCACCCTGACCAAGTAA
- a CDS encoding TRAP transporter substrate-binding protein, with product MKFFGRIVTVALALCMVMGGVISANAAKYEARIGHLESPLQPRHQGLEKVAKLVKERTNGEVEFKIFPSSQLGNQRQMNEGVQFGTIEGTVSAAAFLGGFNPAVSIMDIPFLLPVDRVKAQELRQGKFGKALLKSFESRGFKAIATWPNGRKNFTSNKPISTIADYKGQSFRVMDSKILIEQFAAIGASAIALPFGELYTALQNGVVDGEENPLDTIQRMKFYEVQKYLVTSEHGAMEDYVLFNPSYWESLPENYQKIIVDTFIEVMPGVEAHKEQAQKDALEVIKKAGVQVTPLQAADRAAMRELMYPRTKAAYLARAGAEGENLIKLYEEEYARIVK from the coding sequence ATGAAATTTTTCGGACGAATTGTTACAGTAGCTCTTGCTTTGTGTATGGTGATGGGTGGAGTTATTTCCGCCAACGCCGCTAAATACGAGGCACGCATCGGTCACCTTGAATCCCCCCTGCAGCCACGTCATCAGGGTCTGGAAAAAGTCGCCAAGCTCGTTAAAGAGCGCACCAACGGCGAAGTTGAATTCAAAATTTTCCCTTCTTCTCAGCTTGGCAACCAGCGCCAGATGAACGAAGGCGTACAGTTCGGAACCATTGAAGGTACTGTCTCCGCCGCAGCTTTCCTCGGCGGATTCAACCCTGCGGTTTCCATCATGGACATTCCCTTCCTGCTTCCTGTTGACCGTGTAAAAGCACAGGAACTGCGTCAGGGTAAATTCGGTAAAGCGCTGCTCAAATCCTTTGAGTCCAGAGGTTTCAAAGCAATCGCAACCTGGCCCAACGGTCGTAAGAACTTTACCTCCAACAAGCCTATCTCTACCATCGCGGACTACAAAGGCCAGTCCTTCCGCGTAATGGACTCCAAAATTCTCATCGAGCAGTTTGCAGCGATCGGCGCTTCCGCAATCGCACTACCTTTCGGTGAACTTTACACAGCTCTCCAGAACGGTGTTGTAGACGGCGAAGAAAACCCCCTCGACACCATCCAGCGTATGAAGTTCTACGAAGTACAGAAATACCTCGTGACTTCCGAGCACGGTGCAATGGAAGACTATGTTCTCTTCAACCCCTCCTACTGGGAATCCCTTCCTGAAAATTACCAGAAAATCATCGTGGATACTTTCATTGAAGTAATGCCCGGTGTTGAAGCCCACAAAGAACAGGCTCAGAAAGACGCTCTTGAAGTTATCAAGAAAGCAGGCGTTCAGGTTACTCCCCTGCAGGCTGCAGACCGCGCTGCCATGCGTGAACTCATGTACCCCAGAACCAAAGCTGCTTACCTTGCCCGCGCAGGTGCTGAAGGTGAAAACCTGATCAAGCTTTACGAAGAAGAATACGCACGTATTGTAAAATAG
- a CDS encoding helix-turn-helix transcriptional regulator has protein sequence MNELSPKEIGQRLKAFRLGSKYSTEEIAAKIGISRAALYRYEKGDPPKLETLESIADLLGVSLTSLMGVGVEYISSAISFFERMRQNEAESEQLAVMFGLFSYLLTTDEFDEYLEISIKEGLPQELRDDPGILSRVSEILSVLRERKKGYYQRRPSMVNLASATNLEQFLRSGFVGTFDLPEEELQKRRDVARREVENVINLLEEQPIGVQIGLLIDSVPSTHFQIFRQSERSTLCLSPYKLCHFPNVRLGVGMLTSAPEALELHQKMITELWGPALKGRRAADYLRKMIEDCK, from the coding sequence ATGAATGAACTTAGTCCCAAGGAGATAGGCCAGCGCTTGAAAGCGTTCAGGCTGGGCAGTAAATACAGCACCGAGGAAATTGCCGCTAAGATCGGTATTTCCCGGGCGGCTTTGTACAGATATGAAAAAGGGGACCCGCCTAAGCTGGAAACTTTAGAATCTATAGCCGACTTGCTTGGAGTTTCACTTACGTCATTGATGGGAGTCGGAGTAGAGTATATTTCTTCAGCGATCAGCTTTTTCGAGCGTATGCGCCAGAACGAAGCTGAGTCAGAGCAGCTTGCAGTGATGTTCGGCTTGTTTTCCTATCTGCTTACTACAGATGAATTTGATGAATATCTTGAGATTTCCATTAAAGAAGGCTTGCCGCAAGAATTGCGGGATGATCCTGGCATATTAAGCCGTGTTTCTGAAATTTTATCAGTGCTGCGGGAGCGCAAAAAAGGATATTACCAGCGCAGGCCGAGTATGGTGAACCTTGCCTCTGCCACCAATCTTGAGCAGTTTTTGCGTAGTGGGTTTGTAGGAACCTTTGATCTGCCCGAAGAGGAATTGCAGAAGCGGCGTGATGTGGCGCGGCGCGAGGTGGAAAATGTAATCAACCTCCTTGAGGAACAGCCCATCGGTGTACAGATCGGTTTACTTATTGATTCTGTTCCCAGCACGCATTTTCAGATTTTCCGCCAGTCAGAAAGATCTACTCTCTGTTTAAGTCCTTATAAGCTCTGTCATTTTCCCAATGTACGGCTAGGCGTGGGCATGTTAACATCAGCTCCCGAGGCGCTTGAGTTGCATCAGAAGATGATTACCGAGCTTTGGGGACCTGCTCTCAAGGGACGCAGGGCTGCAGATTACCTGCGCAAGATGATTGAAGACTGCAAATAA